The following proteins are encoded in a genomic region of Vibrio sinaloensis:
- a CDS encoding alpha/beta hydrolase, whose translation MSEKIYFNTSQKFSVKKSLVNMTTRLHHTLLPNHAKKTARQLLLTPARTQPKNSEPQGLIKAEVHSREGVLKTYQLGSGPVWLLSHGWSGSASQFFPLMAHIASRGYTALAYDHPAHGQSEGAYGHIPAFVHGLEAILDSVEQEVAGLVAHSMGTVSAIECHHQKLANKPLLLIAPVLDYLDNLFGSVARSGYSMRLFNAVVSEVEQEYRYPLQSIDPYNKLKLRTSPTIIVHDQGDKFAKYHVSSKAAEEIARVELVTTQGQGHGRVMKCQQVMDSFDKLIG comes from the coding sequence TTACTTTAATACCTCGCAAAAGTTCAGTGTGAAAAAGAGTTTGGTCAATATGACCACTCGGCTGCACCATACGCTGTTACCCAACCACGCGAAAAAAACCGCACGTCAGTTGTTGCTGACCCCTGCTCGCACTCAGCCCAAAAACAGTGAACCGCAGGGGCTGATCAAGGCGGAAGTTCACTCGAGAGAAGGGGTATTGAAAACCTACCAGCTTGGCTCAGGACCGGTGTGGTTGCTCAGCCATGGCTGGTCTGGCAGCGCCAGTCAGTTCTTCCCGTTGATGGCGCATATTGCCAGTCGTGGTTACACCGCGCTGGCGTATGATCATCCGGCACACGGTCAAAGCGAAGGCGCGTACGGTCATATACCCGCGTTTGTTCACGGCTTGGAGGCGATTCTCGATAGCGTAGAGCAAGAGGTCGCAGGCTTAGTTGCACACAGCATGGGGACAGTGTCGGCGATAGAGTGTCATCATCAAAAGCTGGCTAACAAACCTTTACTGCTTATTGCTCCGGTGCTTGATTACCTAGATAACCTGTTTGGCAGTGTGGCCCGCTCGGGGTACTCGATGCGTTTGTTTAATGCAGTTGTCTCTGAAGTGGAGCAGGAGTATCGCTATCCGCTTCAGTCTATCGACCCCTACAACAAACTTAAGCTGCGCACTTCACCAACAATTATCGTTCATGATCAAGGAGATAAGTTCGCAAAATATCATGTCTCGAGCAAAGCCGCTGAAGAAATAGCGCGAGTGGAACTGGTGACGACCCAAGGTCAGGGGCATGGCCGCGTGATGAAGTGCCAACAAGTGATGGACAGTTTCGACAAGCTCATTGGTTAG